In one Fundulus heteroclitus isolate FHET01 chromosome 3, MU-UCD_Fhet_4.1, whole genome shotgun sequence genomic region, the following are encoded:
- the LOC105920451 gene encoding CD83 antigen, whose protein sequence is MQDVLRLSATNSLTCGTQYLLRLALLLPLICSAWSAALDAGMVEVSSASAQDATLGCTATRRPGLQYLAVRWYKLDSYPSLQRRGLLGRRLPNGNATLYKDVTREVELQGESHDLFLSNVTCSDSGVYLCYLAAPVGQQNQEGKVLLTLTDCPAGPADPPAGPADPPVGSTDSPVRPETPLLADTVMVISASVLLLLALIISFMSYRCLKNTIKDRLQTPKKEILLDAPLKPLDKKDLMLIYTLGPKTSTLKHICV, encoded by the exons ATGCAG GACGTTCTGCGCCTCTCGGCAACCAACTCATTAACATGTGGCACCCAATATCTGCTGCGTCTGGCTCTCCTGCTGCCTCTCA TTTGCTCGGCGTGGAGCGCAGCTCTGGACGCAGGCATGGTGGAGGTTTCCTCCGCCTCGGCGCAGGACGCTACGCTGGGCTGCACCGCCACACGCAGACCCGGGCTGCAGTACCTGGCCGTCAGGTGGTACAAG CTTGACAGCTACCCATCTCTTCAGCGCCGCGGCCTCCTCGGCAGAAGACTCCCCAACGGCAACGCCACTTTGTACAAGGACGTCACCAGGGAGGTGGAGCTGCAGGGTGAATCCCATGACCTCTTCCTGTCCAACGTGACGTGCAGCGACAGTGGAGTGTACCTGTGCTACCTGGCTGCACCTGTggggcagcagaaccaggagggCAAAGTTCTGCTCACTCTGACAG ATTGTCCTGCAGGTCCAGCAGATCCTCCTGCAGGTCCAGCAGATCCTCCTGTTGGCTCCACAGATTCTCCCGTCAGACCTGAGACGCCTCTGCTGGCGGACACGGTTATGGTCATTTCTGCCtcggtgctgctgctgctggcgcTCATCATATCCTTCATGAGCTAC AGATGTTTGAAGAACACAATAAAAGACCGACTTCAGACGCCCAAGAAAGAGATCTTGCTGGACGCGCCGCTGAAACCGCTTGACAAAAAGGACTTAATGCTGATTTACACCTTGGGTCCCAAAACATCCACCCTGAAGCACATCTGTGTCTGA